A DNA window from Patescibacteria group bacterium contains the following coding sequences:
- the rpoA gene encoding DNA-directed RNA polymerase subunit alpha: MQNIALPNKISLKEGDQENKGQVIIEPCFPGYGITIGNSLRRVLLSSLEGAAVVGVKIEGVDHEFMSLAHVKEDILEILMNLKELRIKMFTDEVVKLSLSVAGKKIVKASDIKADSSVEVVNKDLNIATLTDMAGNINMEIFVKKGIGYETIEAREEKTTEIGYLEIDSIFSPVLNIGIDIDNVRVGKMTNWDRLVIDILTDGTITPAEAFRQANEILIDQFSSLSEDKKDKTEEKEEEEVDDKVKEEVATDDDSAKEANDDEPTKKRGRPKKSE, translated from the coding sequence ATGCAAAATATTGCCTTGCCAAATAAAATCTCACTCAAAGAAGGGGACCAAGAAAATAAAGGTCAAGTTATTATTGAACCTTGTTTTCCGGGTTATGGTATTACAATTGGTAATTCTCTAAGAAGAGTATTATTATCTTCTCTTGAGGGAGCAGCAGTAGTTGGAGTTAAAATTGAAGGTGTTGATCACGAATTTATGTCACTTGCTCATGTAAAAGAAGATATCCTTGAAATTCTGATGAATCTTAAAGAGTTAAGAATAAAGATGTTTACAGATGAAGTTGTAAAACTTTCATTAAGTGTTGCCGGTAAAAAAATTGTAAAGGCATCAGATATTAAAGCTGATTCAAGTGTTGAAGTAGTAAACAAAGATTTAAATATCGCTACACTTACTGATATGGCTGGAAACATAAACATGGAAATTTTTGTAAAGAAAGGTATCGGTTATGAAACCATTGAAGCTAGAGAAGAGAAAACAACAGAAATTGGTTATCTTGAAATAGACTCAATTTTTTCACCAGTTTTGAATATTGGTATTGATATTGATAACGTACGTGTCGGTAAAATGACCAATTGGGATAGATTAGTGATTGATATCCTAACAGACGGAACCATTACTCCTGCTGAGGCATTTAGGCAAGCTAATGAAATTTTAATTGATCAATTTTCATCTTTATCTGAAGATAAAAAAGACAAGACAGAAGAGAAAGAAGAAGAAGAAGTTGATGATAAAGTGAAGGAAGAAGTCGCTACAGATGATGATAGTGCTAAGGAAGCAAATGACGATGAACCTACTAAAAAAAGAGGAAGACCTAAGAAATCTGAATAA
- the rplQ gene encoding 50S ribosomal protein L17, whose protein sequence is MRHRKKGKILDRKKAPREMMLRNLASSILIYEKVKTTEAKAKAVRPLVEKLITASKTGDLIGRRKLIDVLPQKLAVKKAMDILGKRYKERQGGYTRIVKLGIRQGDGAQVAQIELI, encoded by the coding sequence ATGAGACATAGAAAAAAAGGGAAAATCTTGGATAGGAAAAAAGCCCCAAGGGAAATGATGTTAAGAAATCTTGCATCTAGTATTTTGATATACGAAAAAGTAAAAACCACTGAAGCAAAAGCAAAGGCTGTAAGACCTTTAGTTGAAAAACTTATAACCGCTTCTAAAACAGGTGATTTAATAGGAAGAAGAAAACTTATTGATGTTTTGCCTCAAAAATTGGCTGTTAAAAAGGCTATGGATATTTTAGGAAAAAGATATAAAGAAAGACAAGGTGGTTACACAAGAATTGTAAAGCTTGGAATTAGACAAGGTGATGGTGCTCAAGTTGCTCAAATTGAATTAATATAA
- the rplM gene encoding 50S ribosomal protein L13 has product MVKIERKQHTIDVSGKAVGRVATEIALILRGKIKPEFEPHTDCGDMVEVLGIKELTFTGKKLEQKKYFRYSGYPGGLKETKLKDLNKSRPAEVLKRAVREMLPPVKFRDNMLRRLIIR; this is encoded by the coding sequence ATGGTTAAAATAGAAAGAAAACAACACACAATTGATGTTTCAGGAAAAGCAGTTGGAAGAGTTGCTACTGAGATTGCTCTTATCTTAAGAGGTAAAATTAAACCTGAATTTGAACCACATACTGATTGTGGCGATATGGTTGAAGTTTTAGGGATCAAAGAACTAACCTTCACTGGTAAAAAATTAGAACAAAAAAAATATTTTAGATATTCTGGATATCCAGGTGGACTTAAAGAAACAAAGTTAAAAGATTTAAATAAATCTAGGCCAGCTGAAGTTTTAAAAAGAGCAGTTCGTGAGATGCTACCTCCAGTAAAATTCAGAGATAATATGTTAAGAAGATTGATTATTCGTTAA
- the rpsI gene encoding 30S ribosomal protein S9, with translation MKFKGRYTYAVGRRKTSVAQVRLYKGAGDSLVNGMSFVDYFTENYANITTQSLEMAGLMADYDLSIVVNGGGKKAQAEATRHGISRALLLINVELKPSLRAKGWLTRDARSKERKKPGLKRARKAPQWSKR, from the coding sequence ATTAAATTTAAAGGAAGATATACCTATGCGGTTGGAAGAAGAAAAACATCCGTCGCTCAGGTTAGACTGTACAAAGGAGCCGGTGATTCACTTGTTAACGGAATGAGTTTTGTTGACTATTTTACTGAAAATTATGCAAATATCACAACACAATCGCTTGAAATGGCTGGTTTGATGGCTGACTACGATCTTTCGATAGTTGTTAATGGCGGTGGTAAAAAAGCCCAAGCAGAGGCTACTAGACACGGTATTTCAAGGGCATTACTATTGATTAATGTAGAACTAAAACCGAGCTTAAGAGCAAAAGGATGGCTGACTAGGGATGCTAGATCAAAAGAAAGAAAGAAACCAGGGCTAAAGAGAGCTAGAAAAGCTCCACAATGGTCAAAACGTTAA